One genomic window of Glycine soja cultivar W05 chromosome 9, ASM419377v2, whole genome shotgun sequence includes the following:
- the LOC114425257 gene encoding homeobox-leucine zipper protein ANTHOCYANINLESS 2-like, with amino-acid sequence MSFGGFLETKQSGGGGGRIVADIPYSNNSNNIMPSSAISQPRLATPTLVKSMFNSPGLSLALQSDIDGKRDVNRLMPENFEQNGLRRNREEEHESRSGSDNMDGGSGDDFDAADNPPRKKRYHRHTPQQIQELESLFKECPHPDEKQRLELSRRLNLETRQVKFWFQNRRTQMKTQLERHENSLLRQENDKLRAENMSMREAMRNPICTNCGGPAMIGEISLEEQHLRIENARLKDELDRVCALAGKFLGRPISSLTGSIGPPLPNSSLELGVGSNGFGGLSTVPSTMPDFGVGISSPLAMVSPSSTRPTTTATTTLVTPPSGFDNRSIERSIVLELALAAMDELVKMAQTDEPLWIRSLEGGREILNHDEYTRTITPCIGLRPNGFVTEASRQTGMVIINSLALVETLMDSNRWSEMFPCMIARTSTAEVISNGINGTRNGALQLMHAELQVLSPLVPVREVNFLRFCKQHAEGLWAVVDVSIDTIRDTSGAPTFVNCRRLPSGCVVQDMPNGYSKVTWVEHAEYDESQIHQLYRPLLSSGTGFGAQRWVATLQRQCECLAILISSAVPSREHSAISSGGRRSMLKLAQRMTNNFCAGVCASTVHKWNKLNAGNVGEDVRVMTRKSVDDPGEPPGIVLSAATSVWLPVSPQRLFDFLRDERLRSEWDILSNGGPMQEMAHIAKGQDHANCVSLLRASAINANQSSMLILQETCTDASGSLVVYAPVDIPAMHVVMNGGDSAYVALLPSGFAIVPDGSVEENGGASQQRAASGGCLLTVAFQILVNSLPTAKLTVESVETVNNLISCTVQKIKSALHCES; translated from the exons ATGAGTTTTGGGGGATTTCTTGAGACCAAACAAAGTGGTGGAGGTGGAGGTAGGATCGTAGCAGATATTCCTTacagcaacaacagcaacaataTAATGCCCTCTAGTGCTATCTCGCAGCCTCGTTTAGCCACTCCTACTTTGGTCAAATCCATGTTCAACTCCCCTGGTCTTTCTCTTGCACTT CAAAGTGATATAGATGGAAAAAGGGATGTGAACAGATTAATGCCCGAGAATTTCGAGCAGAATGGTTTGAGAAGGAACCGGGAAGAGGAGCATGAAAGCAGATCTGGCAGTGACAACATGGATGGTGGTTCTGGTGATGATTTTGATGCTGCCGACAACCCACCGAGGAAAAAACGCTATCACCGACACACTCCTCAGCAAATTCAAGAGCTTGAATC GCTCTTCAAGGAGTGTCCTCACCCGGATGAGAAACAAAGGCTTGAACTCAGCAGAAGGCTTAATTTGGAAACGAGGCAAGTAAAGTTTTGGTTCCAAAATCGAAGAACACAAATGAAG acACAATTGGAACGGCACGAGAACTCACTCCTAAGGCAAGAGAATGACAAGCTTAGAGCAGAAAACATGTCTATGAGGGAAGCCATGAGGAATCCAATATGCACAAACTGTGGAGGTCCTGCAATGATTGGTGAAATTTCACTCGAAGAACAGCATCTTAGAATTGAGAATGCTAGATTGAAGGACGAACTAGACCGTGTTTGTGCACTCGCTGGCAAGTTTTTAGGTCGACCCATTTCATCTCTAACAGGCTCAATTGGGCCTCCATTGCCAAACTCAAGCTTGGAGCTTGGTGTTGGGAGCAATGGTTTTGGAGGATTAAGCACTGTGCCTTCAACAATGCCTGATTTTGGGGTTGGAATATCAAGCCCTTTAGCTATGGTGTCACCTTCAAGTACTAGACCAaccacaacagcaacaacaacattgGTGACTCCTCCTTCTGGCTTTGACAACAGATCAATTGAGAGGTCTATTGTTCTTGAACTTGCTTTGGCTGCAATGGATGAGTTGGTGAAGATGGCTCAGACTGATGAGCCTCTTTGGATCAGAAGCTTGGAAGGTGGAAGAGAAATTCTCAACCATGACGAGTACACAAGGACTATCACTCCTTGCATTGGCTTGAGACCCAATGGCTTTGTCACTGAGGCCTCTAGACAAACTGGCATGGTCATCATAAACAGCTTGGCCCTTGTTGAAACATTAATGGACTCA AATCGTTGGTCAGAGATGTTCCCTTGTATGATTGCTAGAACCTCAACCGCTGAAGTTATATCTAATGGAATAAATGGAACTAGAAATGGTGCCCTTCAGCTA ATGCATGCTGAGCTTCAAGTTCTTTCTCCCTTGGTTCCTGTTCGTGAGGTCAATTTTCTACGCTTTTGCAAGCAGCACGCAGAGGGGTTATGGGCAGTGGTAGATGTGTCCATAGATACCATCCGAGACACTTCTGGTGCACCCACTTTTGTGAACTGTAGGAGGCTTCCTTCTGGTTGCGTGGTGCAAGATATGCCAAATGGTTACTCTAAG GTGACATGGGTGGAACATGCAGAATACGACGAAAGCCAAATTCACCAGCTCTATAGACCCTTATTGAGCTCAGGCACGGGGTTTGGTGCACAACGTTGGGTTGCCACTCTTCAACGCCAATGCGAGTGCCTAGCTATTCTAATATCCTCAGCAGTTCCCTCTAGAGAACATTCAG CAATAAGTTCAGGTGGAAGGAGAAGCATGTTGAAGCTGGCACAGCGCATGACGAACAACTTCTGTGCTGGTGTGTGTGCCTCAACAGTGCACAAGTGGAACAAGCTGAACGCGGGAAACGTGGGGGAGGACGTGAGGGTGATGACGAGGAAGAGCGTGGATGACCCCGGTGAACCGCCGGGGATCGTCCTCAGCGCCGCCACCTCGGTGTGGCTTCCCGTCTCGCCACAGAGGCTCTTCGACTTCCTCCGTGACGAGCGGCTCCGGAGTGAGTGGGACATCCTCTCCAACGGTGGACCAATGCAAGAGATGGCTCACATTGCCAAGGGACAAGACCATGCTAACTGTGTCTCCCTCCTTAGAGCCAGT GCTATAAATGCGAACCAGAGCAGCATGTTGATTCTGCAAGAGACGTGCACAGACGCGTCGGGGTCGCTTGTGGTGTACGCGCCGGTGGACATTCCGGCAATGCACGTCGTGATGAACGGCGGCGACTCTGCTTACGTGGCGCTTCTTCCGTCGGGGTTCGCCATCGTGCCCGACGGGTCCGTCGAGGAGAACGGTGGCGCGTCGCAGCAGAGGGCGGCGAGTGGCGGGTGCCTCCTGACGGTGGCGTTTCAGATTCTGGTGAACAGCCTCCCCACGGCGAAGCTCACGGTGGAGTCGGTGGAGACGGTGAACAACCTCATCTCCTGCACCGTGCAGAAGATCAAATCAGCGCTTCACTGCGAAAGCTGA